One window of Mus caroli chromosome 11, CAROLI_EIJ_v1.1, whole genome shotgun sequence genomic DNA carries:
- the Tspoap1 gene encoding peripheral-type benzodiazepine receptor-associated protein 1 isoform X2 gives MEQLTTLPRLGDLGAMEPWALPAWQHWTQGQGCKPGDASPSIAGTPTALQVKGLRSEESSKPEEAHSPGPVGNTDPEATETGLPKLGQQAESPGYSCYRLEEEEAQAYKAKFNIGFGDRPNLELLRALGELQQRCTILKEENQMLRKSSFPETEEKVRRLKRKNAELAVIAKRLEERAQKLQETNMRVVSAPVPRPGSSLELCRKALARQRARDLSETASALLAKDKQIAALQRECRELQARLSLVGKEGPQWLHMRDFDRLLRESQREVLRLQRQIALRNQREPLRPARSPGPTAPSRVGAPAPGAPGEAVLQDDVESPQVVLREPEKQQRVQHLESELCKKRKKCESLEQEARKKQRRCEELELQLRAAQNENARLVEENSRLSGRATEKEQVEWENSELKGQLLGVTQERDSALLKSQGLQSKLESLEQVLKHMREVAQRRQQLEVEHEQARLSLQEKQEEVRRLQQAQAEAKREHEGAVQLLESTLDSMQARVRELEGQCRSQTERFSLLAQELQAFRLHPGPLDLLTSALGCNALGDHPPPHCCCSIPQPCQGSGPKDLDLPPGSPGRCTPKSSEPALTTLTGVPRRTAKKAESLSNSSRSESIHNSPKSCPTPEVDTASEVEELEVDSVSLLPAAPESHSGGARIQVFLARYSYNPFEGPNENPEAELPLTAGEYIYIYGNMDEDGFFEGELMDGRRGLVPSNFVERVSDDDLLSTLPRELADSSHSSGPELSFLSGGGGGCSSGGQSSGGRSQPRPEEEAAGDELSLSPPPEGLGEPLAVPYPRHITVLKQLAHSVVLAWELPPERVDLRGFHIFVNGELRQALGPGVPPKAVLENMDLRTGPLHVSVQALTGKGSSDPLRCCLAVGAGAGVVPSQLRIHRLTATSAEIAWVPGNSNLAHAIYLNGEECPPARPSTYWATFCNLRPGTLYQARVEAQIPSQGSWEPGWERPEQRAATLQFTTLPAGLPDAPLDVQAEPGPSPGILMISWLPVTIDAAGTSNGVRVTGYAIYADGQKIMEVASPTAGSVLVEVSQLQLLQACHEVTVRTMSPHGESSDSIPAPVAPALASACQPAGMSCLSPRPSPEVRTPLASVSPGLGDSSFPLRHPVPHGTQDFPASLSIEMAKGPREELPAPCSQEEAGAAVRSISGEKRAIEPTLGQEGPDPVAPSLAKQEVECTSGDAGPIPCSSQGELTQKEPSIEACHGGDLDSGLKLRSEKEDMSELGVRLVNSLVDHSRNSDLSDIQEEEEEEEEEEEELGSRPCSSQKQVAGNSIRENGAKPQPDPFCETDSDEEILEQILELPLQRLCSKKLFSIPEEEEEEEEEEGLEKPGPSCSSQDPSQPELALLGPGCDSSQPQGPGLCPLSPELSGVREHLEDVLGVVGGNNRRRGGGSPEKLPNRKRPQDPREHCSRLLGNGGPQTSARPVPPRERGSLPVIEGTRVGQEPGGRGRPGLSRRCPRGPAPESSLVSCLSPKCLEISIEYDSEDEQEAGSAGVSINSSCYPTDGEAWGTAAVGRPRGPPKVNPGPNAYLRLPAWEKGEPERRGRSAIGRTKEPPSRATETGESRGQDNSGRRGPQRRGARVPRSGTTELAPPRIPQEAPPHQDLPVRVFVALFDYDPVSMSPNPDAGEEELPFREGQLLKVFGDKDADGFYRGESGGRTGYIPCNMVAEVAVDSPAGRQQLLQRGFLPPNVLTEASGNGPSVYSSAHNTPGPPPKPRRSKKVELEGPTQLCPGPPKLIHSAAQKTSRPMVAAFDYNPRENSPNMDVEAELPFRAGDVITVFGNMDDDGFYYVRSSWGKEGVLCSGSPAGHVYGQAFLAEGWR, from the exons ATGGAGCAACTGACAACCCTCCCACGGCTTGGAGACCTTGGAGCCATGGAGCCATGGGCACTGCCTGCCTGGCAGCACTGGACTCAGGGCCAGGGGTGCAAACCTGGAGATGCATCTCCAAGCATTGCTGGTACTCCGACAGCTCTGCAGGTTAAAGGATTGAGGTCTGAAGAGAGTTCCAAGCCTGAGGAAGCTCATAGCCCTGGACCTGTCGGGAATACTGATCCTGAAGCAACAGAGACCGGGCTGCCCAAGCTGGGGCAGCAAGCAGAGAGCCCTGGGTACAGCTGTTACaggctggaggaagaggaggcacagGCTTATAAG GCCAAGTTCAACATAGGCTTCGGGGACAGGCCTAATCTGGAGCTGCTAAGGGCCCTGGGAGAACTGCAGCAGCGCTGTACCATCCTGAAGGAGGAAAACCAGATGCTG AGAAAAAGCAGCTTCCCAGAGACGGAGGAGAAGGTACGGAGGCTGAAGCGGAAGAATGCTGAACTGGCAGTCATTGCCAAGCGCCTGGAGGAGAGGGCACAGAAGCTGCAGGAAACGAACATGAGGGTG GTGAGTGCCCCTGTGCCCCGACCCGGATCCAGTTTGGAGTTGTGCCGTAAGGCTCTAGCTCGCCAGCGAGCCCGAGACCTCAGTGAGACAGCCAGTGCACTGTTGGCCAAGGACAAACAGATTGCTGCCTTGCAGCGGGAGTGCAGAGAGCTGCAGGCCAGACTCTCTCTGGTGGGCAAG GAAGGTCCCCAGTGGCTGCATATGCGGGACTTCGACCGGTTGCTGCGCGAGTCCCAACGGGAGGTGCTGCGGCTGCAGAGGCAGATCGCCCTGCGCAACCAGCGGGAGCCGCTCCGGCCTGCCCGGTCCCCGGGTCCTACTGCCCCCTCTAGAGTAGGGGCGCCGGCCCCCGGGGCCCCGGGAGAG GCTGTACTTCAGGATGATGTGGAGAGCCCACAGGTAGTCCTAAGGGAACCAGAGAAGCAGCAAAGGGTACAGCATCTG GAGTCTGAGCTCTGCAAGAAGCGAAAGAAATGTGAGAGTCTGGAGCAGGAAGCCAGGAAAAAGCAGAGGCGATGTGAGGAGCTA GAGCTACAACTGAGGGCAGCCCAGAATGAAAATGCCCGCCTGGTGGAGGAGAACTCtcggctcagtgggagagccacAGAGAAGGAGCAG GTGGAATGGGAGAATTCGGAGCTGAAGGGACAGCTCCTGGGGGTGACACAGGAGAGGGACTCAGCCCTTCTTAAGAGCCAGGGCCTGCAAAGCAAGCTGGAGAGCCTGGAGCAGGTGCTGAAG CATATGCGGGAGGTGGCCCAGCGGCGGCAGCAGCTGGAGGTGGAGCATGAGCAGGCTAGGCTCAGCctgcaggagaagcaggaggaggtcCGGAGGCTGCAGCAG GCCCAGGCAGAAGCCAAGAGGGAACATGAGGGAGCCGTTCAGCTGCTGGAG TCTACCTTGGATTCCATGCAG GCCCGGGTTCGAGAGCTTGAGGGCCAGTGCCGAAGCCAGACTGAGCGCTTCAGCCTTCTGGCGCAGGAGCTCCAGGCCTTCCGTCTGCACCCAGGCCCTCTGGATCTGCTTACTTCAGCCTTGGGCTGTAATGCCCTTGGGGACCACCCGCccccccactgctgctgctctatCCCTCAGCCCTGCCAGGGGTCCGGCCCCAAAG ATCTCGACCTCCCACCGGGCTCCCCAGGACGCTGCACCCCCAAATCTTCTGAACCTGCTCTCACCACCCTTACTGGAGTCCCTCGAAGGACAGCTAAGAAGGCCGAGTCTCTTTCTAATTCTTCTCGCTCAGAGTCCATCCACAACAGCCCCAAGTCATGTCCCACACCAGAG GTGGACACAGCCAGTGAGGTGGAGGAACTGGAGGTAGACAGTGTTTCCCTGCTCCCAGCAGCTCCGGAGAGTCACTCGGGAGGAGCCAGAATCCAGGTCTTCCTAGCACGCTATAG CTACAACCCCTTTGAGGGTCCCAATGAGAATCCAGAGGCCGAGCTTCCTCTGACAGCGGGCGAGTATATCTACATCTATGGTAACATGGACGAGGATGGCTTTTTTGAAG GGGAGCTCATGGATGGCCGAAGGGGCCTGGTCCCTTCCAACTTTGTAGAGCGCGTGTCTGATGATGACCTTCTGTCCACCCTCCCTCGGGAGCTGGCTGATTCGTCGCACAGCTCAGGCCCCGAGCTCAGTTTCCTGAGTGGAGGCGGGGGTGGTTGCAGTAGTGGGGGCCAGAGCAGCGGGGGACGTAGCCAGCCCAGACCAGAGGAGGAGGCCGCAGGAGATGAACTCAGTCTGAGCCCCCCACCAGAGGGACTGGGCGAGCCTCTGGCTGTGCCTTACCCCCGACACATCACAGTTCTCAAGCAGTTAGCCCACAGTGTGGTGCTGGCCTGGGAGTTGCCTCCTGAGAGAGTAGATCTGCGTGGCTTCCATATCTTTGTCAATGGGGAACTtcgtcaggccttggggcctggGGTGCCCCCCAAAGCTGTGCTTGAAAACATGGACCTGCGGACTGGGCCTCTCCATGTGTCTGTCCAGGCCCTAACCGGCAAGGGCAGCTCAGACCCTCTGCGCTGTTGCCTGGCTGTGGGTGCCGGGGCTGGGGTGGTACCCAGCCAGCTGCGGATCCATCGGTTGACAGCCACATCTGCTGAGATCGCCTGGGTGCCGGGGAATAGCAACTTGGCCCATGCCATCTACCTCAACGGAGAAGAGTGCCCACCTGCTCGCCCCAGCACCTATTGGGCAACCTTTTGTAACCTGAGACCTGGCACACTCTATCAGGCCCGAGTGGAGGCTCAGATCCCATCTCAGGGGTCTTGGGAACCAGGCTGGGAGAGGCCAGAGCAGAGAGCTGCTACCTTGCAGTTCACCACACTTCCAGCAG GTCTGCCTGATGCCCCACTGGATGTGCAGGCTGAACCAGGGCCCTCTCCTGGAATCTTGATGATCAGTTGGCTCCCTGTCACGATTGATGCTGCTGGCACCTCCAATGGCGTCCGGGTTACAGGCTATGCCATCTATGCTGATGGGCAGAAG ATTATGGAGGTGGCTTCCCCCACAGCAGGCAGTGTGCTGGTGGAGGTGTCCCAGCTGCAGCTGTTGCAGGCCTGCCATGAGGTGACTGTACGCACTATGTCACCCCATGGCGAGTCCAGTGACTCCATCCCGGCCCCCGTTGCCCCAGCCCTGGCTTCTGCCTGCCAGCCAGCCGGGATGTCCTGTCTCTCACCACGGCCAAGCCCAGAGGTCAGAACACCCCTTGCTTCAGTCTCCCCAGGGCTTGGGGATAGCAGCTTTCCCCTCCGGCATCCTGTCCCCCACGGAACTCAAGATTTCCCTGCAAGTCTTTCCATAGAGATGGCCAAAGGACCCCGGGAGGAACTGCCAGCCCCTTGCTCTCAG GAAGAGGCTGGGGCAGCTGTGCGGAGCATCTCAGGAGAGAAGAGGGCTATCGAGCCAACTCTGGGTCAGGAAGGCCCTGACCCTGTGGCTCCTTCCTTGGCTAAGCAGGAAGTGGAGTGCACTTCAGGAGATGCTGGCCCTATACCTTGCTCCAGCCAAGGAGAGCTGACCCAGAAGGAGCCAAGTATTGAAGCCTGCCATGGGGGAGATCTGGACTCCGGGCTGAAACTTAGATCTGAG AAAGAAGATATGTCAGAGCTTGGAGTTCGCCTGGTGAATTCCCTCGTGGATCACAGCCGCAACTCAGACTTATCAGACatccaggaagaagaggaagaggaggaagaagaggaagaggaactgGGTTCCAGGCCTTGTTCCTCCCAGAAGCAGGTTGCTGGCAACAGCATCAGGGAGAATGGAGCCAAG ccccagcCAGACCCCTTTTGTGAGACTGACAGCGACGAGGAGATCTTGGAGCAGATACTGGAGTTGCCTCTCCAGCGGCTCTGCAGCAAGAAGCTGTTCAGCATCcccgaggaggaagaggaggaggaagaggaggaagggctggagaaacCAGGGCCCAGCTGCTCTTCCCAAGACCCTAGCCAGCCTGAACTTGCATTGCTAGGGCCGGGCTGTGATAGCAGTCAGCCCCAGGGACCTGGCCTGTGTCCCTTGTCTCCTGAGCTCTCCGGGGTCAGGGAGCACCTGGAGGATGTGCTGGGAGTCGTTGGTGGAAACAACCGGAGGAGAGGAGGTGGCTCTCCGGAGAAACTCCCAAACCGCAAGCGACCTCAGGACCCCCGAGAACACTGCAGCCGGCTTCTTGGCAATGGCGGGCCCCAGACCTCTGCACGGCCGGTCCCTCCACGGGAGAGGGGCAGCCTCCCTGTGATTGAGGGCACCAGGGTTGGACAGGAGCCCGGTGGGAGAGGGCGGCCGGGTCTTTCCCGGAGGTGTCCCCGTGGCCCTGCTCCAGAATCCAGCTTAGTCAGCTGCCTCTCTCCAAAGTGTTTGGAGATCAGCATTGAATATGATTCTGAGGATGAGCAGGAGGCGGGCAGCGCGGGTGTCAGCATCAACAGCTCCTGCTACCCCACAGATGGGGAGGCCTGGGGCACAGCGGCAGTAGGAAGGCCCAGGGGACCTCCGAAAGTCAATCCAGGCCCCAACGCCTACCTGCGCCTCCCAGCCTGGGAGAAAGGGGAACCAGAGCGGAGAGGCCGCAGTGCGATTGGCAGAACCAAGGAGCCACCCTCCCGG GCAACAGAAACTGGGGAGTCCAGAGGGCAGGACAACTCTGGGCGGAGAGGACCCCAGAGGAGAGGGGCCCGGGTGCCTAGGTCTGGTACCACTGAGCTGG CCCCTCCAAGGATCCCCCAAGAAGCACCACCTCACCAGGACCTACCTGTGAGGGTCTTTGTGGCTCTGTTTGACTATGACCCTGTATCAATGTCACCGAACCCTGATGCTGGAGAAGAGGAACTGCCCTTTAGGGAGGGCCAACTCCTCAAG GTGTTTGGAGACAAAGACGCTGATGGTTTCTACCGGGGCGAGAGTGGGGGCCGTACAGGCTACATCCCCTGCAACATGGTGGCTGAGGTGGCTGTGGACAGTCCAGCAGGGAGACAACAGCTGCTCCAGCGGGGTTTTTTGCCCCCAAATGTTCTCACCGAGGCCTCGG GAAATGGTCCCTCTGTATACTCCTCAGCACACAACACACCCGGGCCTCCCCCCAAGCCTCGTCGGTCCAAGAAAG TGGAGCTGGAAGGTCCTACACAGCTCTGTCCAG GTCCTCCTAAGCTGATTCATTCTGCTGCCCAGAAAACCTCCCGACCTATGGTGGCCGCATTTGACTATAATCCTCGGGAGAACTCCCCCAATATGGATGTGGAG GCAGAGCTGCCCTTCAGAGCAGGGGATGTCATTACTGTGTTTGGGAACATGGACGATGATGGTTTCTACTATGTAAGATCCTCGTGGGGAAAGGAAGGTGTACTGTGCTCTGGTTCACCAGCTGGGCACGTGTACGGGCAAGCCTTCCTGGCAGAAGGCTGGAGATGA
- the Tspoap1 gene encoding peripheral-type benzodiazepine receptor-associated protein 1 isoform X1, whose product MEQLTTLPRLGDLGAMEPWALPAWQHWTQGQGCKPGDASPSIAGTPTALQVKGLRSEESSKPEEAHSPGPVGNTDPEATETGLPKLGQQAESPGYSCYRLEEEEAQAYKAKFNIGFGDRPNLELLRALGELQQRCTILKEENQMLRKSSFPETEEKVRRLKRKNAELAVIAKRLEERAQKLQETNMRVVSAPVPRPGSSLELCRKALARQRARDLSETASALLAKDKQIAALQRECRELQARLSLVGKEGPQWLHMRDFDRLLRESQREVLRLQRQIALRNQREPLRPARSPGPTAPSRVGAPAPGAPGEAVLQDDVESPQVVLREPEKQQRVQHLESELCKKRKKCESLEQEARKKQRRCEELELQLRAAQNENARLVEENSRLSGRATEKEQVEWENSELKGQLLGVTQERDSALLKSQGLQSKLESLEQVLKHMREVAQRRQQLEVEHEQARLSLQEKQEEVRRLQQAQAEAKREHEGAVQLLESTLDSMQARVRELEGQCRSQTERFSLLAQELQAFRLHPGPLDLLTSALGCNALGDHPPPHCCCSIPQPCQGSGPKDLDLPPGSPGRCTPKSSEPALTTLTGVPRRTAKKAESLSNSSRSESIHNSPKSCPTPEVDTASEVEELEVDSVSLLPAAPESHSGGARIQVFLARYSYNPFEGPNENPEAELPLTAGEYIYIYGNMDEDGFFEGELMDGRRGLVPSNFVERVSDDDLLSTLPRELADSSHSSGPELSFLSGGGGGCSSGGQSSGGRSQPRPEEEAAGDELSLSPPPEGLGEPLAVPYPRHITVLKQLAHSVVLAWELPPERVDLRGFHIFVNGELRQALGPGVPPKAVLENMDLRTGPLHVSVQALTGKGSSDPLRCCLAVGAGAGVVPSQLRIHRLTATSAEIAWVPGNSNLAHAIYLNGEECPPARPSTYWATFCNLRPGTLYQARVEAQIPSQGSWEPGWERPEQRAATLQFTTLPAGLPDAPLDVQAEPGPSPGILMISWLPVTIDAAGTSNGVRVTGYAIYADGQKIMEVASPTAGSVLVEVSQLQLLQACHEVTVRTMSPHGESSDSIPAPVAPALASACQPAGMSCLSPRPSPEVRTPLASVSPGLGDSSFPLRHPVPHGTQDFPASLSIEMAKGPREELPAPCSQEEAGAAVRSISGEKRAIEPTLGQEGPDPVAPSLAKQEVECTSGDAGPIPCSSQGELTQKEPSIEACHGGDLDSGLKLRSEKEDMSELGVRLVNSLVDHSRNSDLSDIQEEEEEEEEEEEELGSRPCSSQKQVAGNSIRENGAKPQPDPFCETDSDEEILEQILELPLQRLCSKKLFSIPEEEEEEEEEEGLEKPGPSCSSQDPSQPELALLGPGCDSSQPQGPGLCPLSPELSGVREHLEDVLGVVGGNNRRRGGGSPEKLPNRKRPQDPREHCSRLLGNGGPQTSARPVPPRERGSLPVIEGTRVGQEPGGRGRPGLSRRCPRGPAPESSLVSCLSPKCLEISIEYDSEDEQEAGSAGVSINSSCYPTDGEAWGTAAVGRPRGPPKVNPGPNAYLRLPAWEKGEPERRGRSAIGRTKEPPSRATETGESRGQDNSGRRGPQRRGARVPRSGTTELALSTAPPRIPQEAPPHQDLPVRVFVALFDYDPVSMSPNPDAGEEELPFREGQLLKVFGDKDADGFYRGESGGRTGYIPCNMVAEVAVDSPAGRQQLLQRGFLPPNVLTEASGNGPSVYSSAHNTPGPPPKPRRSKKVELEGPTQLCPGPPKLIHSAAQKTSRPMVAAFDYNPRENSPNMDVEAELPFRAGDVITVFGNMDDDGFYYGELNGQRGLVPSNFLEGPGPEAGSLESGTSQAESQRTRRRRVQC is encoded by the exons ATGGAGCAACTGACAACCCTCCCACGGCTTGGAGACCTTGGAGCCATGGAGCCATGGGCACTGCCTGCCTGGCAGCACTGGACTCAGGGCCAGGGGTGCAAACCTGGAGATGCATCTCCAAGCATTGCTGGTACTCCGACAGCTCTGCAGGTTAAAGGATTGAGGTCTGAAGAGAGTTCCAAGCCTGAGGAAGCTCATAGCCCTGGACCTGTCGGGAATACTGATCCTGAAGCAACAGAGACCGGGCTGCCCAAGCTGGGGCAGCAAGCAGAGAGCCCTGGGTACAGCTGTTACaggctggaggaagaggaggcacagGCTTATAAG GCCAAGTTCAACATAGGCTTCGGGGACAGGCCTAATCTGGAGCTGCTAAGGGCCCTGGGAGAACTGCAGCAGCGCTGTACCATCCTGAAGGAGGAAAACCAGATGCTG AGAAAAAGCAGCTTCCCAGAGACGGAGGAGAAGGTACGGAGGCTGAAGCGGAAGAATGCTGAACTGGCAGTCATTGCCAAGCGCCTGGAGGAGAGGGCACAGAAGCTGCAGGAAACGAACATGAGGGTG GTGAGTGCCCCTGTGCCCCGACCCGGATCCAGTTTGGAGTTGTGCCGTAAGGCTCTAGCTCGCCAGCGAGCCCGAGACCTCAGTGAGACAGCCAGTGCACTGTTGGCCAAGGACAAACAGATTGCTGCCTTGCAGCGGGAGTGCAGAGAGCTGCAGGCCAGACTCTCTCTGGTGGGCAAG GAAGGTCCCCAGTGGCTGCATATGCGGGACTTCGACCGGTTGCTGCGCGAGTCCCAACGGGAGGTGCTGCGGCTGCAGAGGCAGATCGCCCTGCGCAACCAGCGGGAGCCGCTCCGGCCTGCCCGGTCCCCGGGTCCTACTGCCCCCTCTAGAGTAGGGGCGCCGGCCCCCGGGGCCCCGGGAGAG GCTGTACTTCAGGATGATGTGGAGAGCCCACAGGTAGTCCTAAGGGAACCAGAGAAGCAGCAAAGGGTACAGCATCTG GAGTCTGAGCTCTGCAAGAAGCGAAAGAAATGTGAGAGTCTGGAGCAGGAAGCCAGGAAAAAGCAGAGGCGATGTGAGGAGCTA GAGCTACAACTGAGGGCAGCCCAGAATGAAAATGCCCGCCTGGTGGAGGAGAACTCtcggctcagtgggagagccacAGAGAAGGAGCAG GTGGAATGGGAGAATTCGGAGCTGAAGGGACAGCTCCTGGGGGTGACACAGGAGAGGGACTCAGCCCTTCTTAAGAGCCAGGGCCTGCAAAGCAAGCTGGAGAGCCTGGAGCAGGTGCTGAAG CATATGCGGGAGGTGGCCCAGCGGCGGCAGCAGCTGGAGGTGGAGCATGAGCAGGCTAGGCTCAGCctgcaggagaagcaggaggaggtcCGGAGGCTGCAGCAG GCCCAGGCAGAAGCCAAGAGGGAACATGAGGGAGCCGTTCAGCTGCTGGAG TCTACCTTGGATTCCATGCAG GCCCGGGTTCGAGAGCTTGAGGGCCAGTGCCGAAGCCAGACTGAGCGCTTCAGCCTTCTGGCGCAGGAGCTCCAGGCCTTCCGTCTGCACCCAGGCCCTCTGGATCTGCTTACTTCAGCCTTGGGCTGTAATGCCCTTGGGGACCACCCGCccccccactgctgctgctctatCCCTCAGCCCTGCCAGGGGTCCGGCCCCAAAG ATCTCGACCTCCCACCGGGCTCCCCAGGACGCTGCACCCCCAAATCTTCTGAACCTGCTCTCACCACCCTTACTGGAGTCCCTCGAAGGACAGCTAAGAAGGCCGAGTCTCTTTCTAATTCTTCTCGCTCAGAGTCCATCCACAACAGCCCCAAGTCATGTCCCACACCAGAG GTGGACACAGCCAGTGAGGTGGAGGAACTGGAGGTAGACAGTGTTTCCCTGCTCCCAGCAGCTCCGGAGAGTCACTCGGGAGGAGCCAGAATCCAGGTCTTCCTAGCACGCTATAG CTACAACCCCTTTGAGGGTCCCAATGAGAATCCAGAGGCCGAGCTTCCTCTGACAGCGGGCGAGTATATCTACATCTATGGTAACATGGACGAGGATGGCTTTTTTGAAG GGGAGCTCATGGATGGCCGAAGGGGCCTGGTCCCTTCCAACTTTGTAGAGCGCGTGTCTGATGATGACCTTCTGTCCACCCTCCCTCGGGAGCTGGCTGATTCGTCGCACAGCTCAGGCCCCGAGCTCAGTTTCCTGAGTGGAGGCGGGGGTGGTTGCAGTAGTGGGGGCCAGAGCAGCGGGGGACGTAGCCAGCCCAGACCAGAGGAGGAGGCCGCAGGAGATGAACTCAGTCTGAGCCCCCCACCAGAGGGACTGGGCGAGCCTCTGGCTGTGCCTTACCCCCGACACATCACAGTTCTCAAGCAGTTAGCCCACAGTGTGGTGCTGGCCTGGGAGTTGCCTCCTGAGAGAGTAGATCTGCGTGGCTTCCATATCTTTGTCAATGGGGAACTtcgtcaggccttggggcctggGGTGCCCCCCAAAGCTGTGCTTGAAAACATGGACCTGCGGACTGGGCCTCTCCATGTGTCTGTCCAGGCCCTAACCGGCAAGGGCAGCTCAGACCCTCTGCGCTGTTGCCTGGCTGTGGGTGCCGGGGCTGGGGTGGTACCCAGCCAGCTGCGGATCCATCGGTTGACAGCCACATCTGCTGAGATCGCCTGGGTGCCGGGGAATAGCAACTTGGCCCATGCCATCTACCTCAACGGAGAAGAGTGCCCACCTGCTCGCCCCAGCACCTATTGGGCAACCTTTTGTAACCTGAGACCTGGCACACTCTATCAGGCCCGAGTGGAGGCTCAGATCCCATCTCAGGGGTCTTGGGAACCAGGCTGGGAGAGGCCAGAGCAGAGAGCTGCTACCTTGCAGTTCACCACACTTCCAGCAG GTCTGCCTGATGCCCCACTGGATGTGCAGGCTGAACCAGGGCCCTCTCCTGGAATCTTGATGATCAGTTGGCTCCCTGTCACGATTGATGCTGCTGGCACCTCCAATGGCGTCCGGGTTACAGGCTATGCCATCTATGCTGATGGGCAGAAG ATTATGGAGGTGGCTTCCCCCACAGCAGGCAGTGTGCTGGTGGAGGTGTCCCAGCTGCAGCTGTTGCAGGCCTGCCATGAGGTGACTGTACGCACTATGTCACCCCATGGCGAGTCCAGTGACTCCATCCCGGCCCCCGTTGCCCCAGCCCTGGCTTCTGCCTGCCAGCCAGCCGGGATGTCCTGTCTCTCACCACGGCCAAGCCCAGAGGTCAGAACACCCCTTGCTTCAGTCTCCCCAGGGCTTGGGGATAGCAGCTTTCCCCTCCGGCATCCTGTCCCCCACGGAACTCAAGATTTCCCTGCAAGTCTTTCCATAGAGATGGCCAAAGGACCCCGGGAGGAACTGCCAGCCCCTTGCTCTCAG GAAGAGGCTGGGGCAGCTGTGCGGAGCATCTCAGGAGAGAAGAGGGCTATCGAGCCAACTCTGGGTCAGGAAGGCCCTGACCCTGTGGCTCCTTCCTTGGCTAAGCAGGAAGTGGAGTGCACTTCAGGAGATGCTGGCCCTATACCTTGCTCCAGCCAAGGAGAGCTGACCCAGAAGGAGCCAAGTATTGAAGCCTGCCATGGGGGAGATCTGGACTCCGGGCTGAAACTTAGATCTGAG AAAGAAGATATGTCAGAGCTTGGAGTTCGCCTGGTGAATTCCCTCGTGGATCACAGCCGCAACTCAGACTTATCAGACatccaggaagaagaggaagaggaggaagaagaggaagaggaactgGGTTCCAGGCCTTGTTCCTCCCAGAAGCAGGTTGCTGGCAACAGCATCAGGGAGAATGGAGCCAAG ccccagcCAGACCCCTTTTGTGAGACTGACAGCGACGAGGAGATCTTGGAGCAGATACTGGAGTTGCCTCTCCAGCGGCTCTGCAGCAAGAAGCTGTTCAGCATCcccgaggaggaagaggaggaggaagaggaggaagggctggagaaacCAGGGCCCAGCTGCTCTTCCCAAGACCCTAGCCAGCCTGAACTTGCATTGCTAGGGCCGGGCTGTGATAGCAGTCAGCCCCAGGGACCTGGCCTGTGTCCCTTGTCTCCTGAGCTCTCCGGGGTCAGGGAGCACCTGGAGGATGTGCTGGGAGTCGTTGGTGGAAACAACCGGAGGAGAGGAGGTGGCTCTCCGGAGAAACTCCCAAACCGCAAGCGACCTCAGGACCCCCGAGAACACTGCAGCCGGCTTCTTGGCAATGGCGGGCCCCAGACCTCTGCACGGCCGGTCCCTCCACGGGAGAGGGGCAGCCTCCCTGTGATTGAGGGCACCAGGGTTGGACAGGAGCCCGGTGGGAGAGGGCGGCCGGGTCTTTCCCGGAGGTGTCCCCGTGGCCCTGCTCCAGAATCCAGCTTAGTCAGCTGCCTCTCTCCAAAGTGTTTGGAGATCAGCATTGAATATGATTCTGAGGATGAGCAGGAGGCGGGCAGCGCGGGTGTCAGCATCAACAGCTCCTGCTACCCCACAGATGGGGAGGCCTGGGGCACAGCGGCAGTAGGAAGGCCCAGGGGACCTCCGAAAGTCAATCCAGGCCCCAACGCCTACCTGCGCCTCCCAGCCTGGGAGAAAGGGGAACCAGAGCGGAGAGGCCGCAGTGCGATTGGCAGAACCAAGGAGCCACCCTCCCGG GCAACAGAAACTGGGGAGTCCAGAGGGCAGGACAACTCTGGGCGGAGAGGACCCCAGAGGAGAGGGGCCCGGGTGCCTAGGTCTGGTACCACTGAGCTGG CCCTCTCCACAGCCCCTCCAAGGATCCCCCAAGAAGCACCACCTCACCAGGACCTACCTGTGAGGGTCTTTGTGGCTCTGTTTGACTATGACCCTGTATCAATGTCACCGAACCCTGATGCTGGAGAAGAGGAACTGCCCTTTAGGGAGGGCCAACTCCTCAAG GTGTTTGGAGACAAAGACGCTGATGGTTTCTACCGGGGCGAGAGTGGGGGCCGTACAGGCTACATCCCCTGCAACATGGTGGCTGAGGTGGCTGTGGACAGTCCAGCAGGGAGACAACAGCTGCTCCAGCGGGGTTTTTTGCCCCCAAATGTTCTCACCGAGGCCTCGG GAAATGGTCCCTCTGTATACTCCTCAGCACACAACACACCCGGGCCTCCCCCCAAGCCTCGTCGGTCCAAGAAAG TGGAGCTGGAAGGTCCTACACAGCTCTGTCCAG GTCCTCCTAAGCTGATTCATTCTGCTGCCCAGAAAACCTCCCGACCTATGGTGGCCGCATTTGACTATAATCCTCGGGAGAACTCCCCCAATATGGATGTGGAG GCAGAGCTGCCCTTCAGAGCAGGGGATGTCATTACTGTGTTTGGGAACATGGACGATGATGGTTTCTACTAT GGGGAGCTGAATGGACAAAGGGGCCTGGTTCCATCCAACTTCCTGGAAGGCCCTGGGCCTGAGGCAGGCAGCCTAGAGTCTGGGACATCTCAAGCCGAGAGTCAG AGAACGAGAAGGAGAAGAGTCCAGTGCTAG